The Pyxidicoccus sp. MSG2 DNA segment TCAAGTGGCGCGACGACGAGACGCGGCGCTGGAATGACGTCTACGGCAAGGTGCTGTCCGGCGTGGCCACCGAGGAGGAGGTCCGCCAGTACTACGCGCACCGCCGCGAGGTGTCCGAGGACATGGTGGCCTTCGCAACGACGGTGCTCGCGGACTACGGCGACCGGCTCCCCGACCAGGAGCGGGGCCTGTACGAGCTGAGCATCGACATGAACCGCACGCGGCTGTCCGAACTGCCGCGCCAGGAGCAGGAGGCGCTCACCCGTCGCCAGGAGCAGGAGCAGCGCCGCGAGGCCTGGCGCCAGGGGCAACAGCAGCCCTGAGTGCCCGCGCCCACGCGCGGCCGGTCGCCCTGGCGGGTGGTGGCCCGCCCGACTGCTCGCACCTCCACCGGGCCCCGTTTACGAGTGTTGGGTGCCGAGCACATGCCCGGCTGGCCGGAGTGGGGCGTGCGGGAGGGAAGTGTTAAGCGGAAGAACACGAACGCCGTGGCCCGCCCCTTCATCCAACGCGTGGAACATCCCCTGACCGAACAGGGTCTCGCCAGCGCCGACTCCCCTGGGGCGGACATGGCGGGCATCGACACCGTTCTGCTCGACCAGCTCCCGGAGGGTGTCGCCGTCTGCGAGGCGGACGCGGTGTGCCTCTACGTCAACCCCGCCATGGAGCGGTCCTTCGGCAGGCCCCGGGCGGACCTGCTGGGCCGCGTGCTGTGGGAGTGCTACCCGGACGTGCTGGGCGAAGCCTTCCAGGAGCGCTTCCACCGGGTGGCCCAGACGGGGCAGGCGGAGGAGTTCGAGGTCCACTTCGCGGCCCGGGAGCGTTGGTTCGTGAAGCGCCTCTTCCGGGGCCACGGGCGCGTCTACGTCTTCTCGCGGGAGATTACGGCCGAGAAGAAGCAGGAGGCGACGCTCCGGGGGCTGTACGACGAGACGCGGCGCGCGCAGCGTCACGCGGCCTTCCTGGCGCAGGCCAGCGCGGTGCTGACGTCGTCGCTGGACCACGACCAGATCCTCCAGCGCATGGCCCTCCTGACCATCCCCACGCTGGCGGATGGGTGCGCCGTGGACGTGCCCGGGCCGGATGGAGGAGTCCGTCGCGTCGCCGTGGCCCACGTGCGTCCGGGCATGGCGGAGCGCGCCCAGGCCTTCCACGCCCGCTATCCCATCCGCATGGACGACGCGGCCGGCATCGGCCGGGTGCTGCGCGAGGGCGTCACGGAGTTCGTCCCGGAGCTGCCGCCCCTCATCGAGACGGAGCTGTCCGCCGATGCGGAGCGCCTCCGCGCCACGGAGGCGTTGGGCGTGCGGACGTTCATCTCCGTCCCGTTGATCAGCCGCGGCAAGGTGCTGGGGGCACTCACGCTCGTCAACACCGAGTCCGGGCGCAGGTACACGCAGGCGGACGTGCGGCTCGCGGAGGACCTGGCCCGGCGCGCGGCCTCGTCACTGGACAACGGGCGGCTCTACATGGAGGCGCAGGACGCCATCCGCGCGCGCGACACGTTCCTCTCCGTCGCGTCGCACGAGCTGAACACGCCCCTCACCTCGCTCACCCTCAACGTCCAGGCGCTGCGCAGGGATTTGGACCTGCGCGCCCCGGGCACACCCGACGCACTGTCCACGAAGGTGGTGGCCGTGCAGCGACAGCTCTCGCGCTTGTCGAGCCTGGTGCGCGAGCTGCTGGACGTGTCGCGCATCACCGCCGGCCGGCTGAAGCTGGAGCGCGAGGACCTGGACCTGGCCGCGCTCGCGCGGGAGATGGTGCCGCGCTTCTCGGAGGAGCTGGCGCGGGCGGGGTGCGAGCTTCGCCTGGACGCGCCGGGCCCCGCGCGGGGCCATTGGGACAGGCTGCGGCTGGAGCAGGTGCTGCAGAACCTGCTGTCCAACGCCATCAAGTACGGCCGGGGCCGCCCCATCGAGGTGCGGGTGGGCGCGGACGCGGAGCGGGCCTGGCTGATGGTGCGCGACGAGGGCATGGGTATCGCCCCGGAGGGACAGGCGCGCCTGTTCCAGCGCTTCGAGCGACTGGCCAGCGAGCGGCACTACGGTGGGCTGGGGCTGGGGCTCTGGATCGTGAAGCAGATTGTCGACGCGCTCGAGGGCCGCATCCTCGTGGAGAGCGCGCCCGGAAAGGGCTCCACCTTCACCGTGGAGCTGCCGCGCCAGCAGCGCCCGGGATGAGGTGGCTGCGCACGCCGGAGGACACCACCCAGAGCTGGTGGGACGTGCGCGTAA contains these protein-coding regions:
- a CDS encoding PAS domain-containing sensor histidine kinase yields the protein MAGIDTVLLDQLPEGVAVCEADAVCLYVNPAMERSFGRPRADLLGRVLWECYPDVLGEAFQERFHRVAQTGQAEEFEVHFAARERWFVKRLFRGHGRVYVFSREITAEKKQEATLRGLYDETRRAQRHAAFLAQASAVLTSSLDHDQILQRMALLTIPTLADGCAVDVPGPDGGVRRVAVAHVRPGMAERAQAFHARYPIRMDDAAGIGRVLREGVTEFVPELPPLIETELSADAERLRATEALGVRTFISVPLISRGKVLGALTLVNTESGRRYTQADVRLAEDLARRAASSLDNGRLYMEAQDAIRARDTFLSVASHELNTPLTSLTLNVQALRRDLDLRAPGTPDALSTKVVAVQRQLSRLSSLVRELLDVSRITAGRLKLEREDLDLAALAREMVPRFSEELARAGCELRLDAPGPARGHWDRLRLEQVLQNLLSNAIKYGRGRPIEVRVGADAERAWLMVRDEGMGIAPEGQARLFQRFERLASERHYGGLGLGLWIVKQIVDALEGRILVESAPGKGSTFTVELPRQQRPG